Proteins from one Desulfonema limicola genomic window:
- a CDS encoding AAA family ATPase: protein MTTKKLPIGLSDFKELIENDYYYIDKTKYIQEIIKSSSKILLLPRPRRFGKTLNLSMLKDFFENTGENHKQLFKGLEIEKHEVFELHQGKYPVIFLTFKDVKHLNWSDCLNGLKSVVYYEFARHRYLMEKNTLFPEEKKYFQQVIEGSLPDADYNDALKKLSMYLGRCYNMPVVILIDEYDTPIHAGYAKGYYEEIISFMRNFLSGGLKDNTYLFKGVLTGILRVAKESVFSGLNNLGVYTLLDKEFNTFFGFTEPETANLLKDYDLSNRFNEVSAWYNGYNFGGKVIYNPWSILQFTHRKPKIPSPYWVNTADTGMIDQLATEGGRELKEEIGQLLDGNCITKQVYDSIVMKDIEIRGNLLWSFLLFSGYLKVVGEKGQKNTYQLAIPNQEVRYIYEEMIEKWFDTKVRSASLEEMTKALQKGDIKLFEIMLRKVVIQVMSYHDLAGEPEKVYHALVLGMLVWMSFAYEIRSNRESGYGRYDIMMKPKDLKKHGIIIEFKMVDEEKTPEQTLKKAMEQIENKKYAAELEAAGVKDIIKIAVAFKGKELWVEHK from the coding sequence ATGACAACAAAAAAACTCCCAATAGGATTGTCAGATTTTAAAGAGTTGATAGAAAATGATTACTATTACATTGATAAAACAAAATATATCCAGGAGATTATAAAGTCCTCATCAAAAATACTTCTGCTGCCCAGACCCCGGCGTTTTGGCAAAACCCTTAACTTGAGTATGCTCAAAGATTTTTTTGAAAATACAGGGGAAAATCATAAACAACTTTTCAAAGGACTGGAAATTGAAAAACACGAGGTTTTTGAACTGCACCAGGGAAAATATCCTGTAATTTTCCTGACATTTAAAGATGTAAAACATCTTAACTGGTCTGACTGCCTGAACGGATTAAAATCAGTTGTTTATTATGAATTTGCAAGACACCGTTATCTTATGGAAAAAAACACTCTGTTTCCTGAAGAAAAAAAATATTTTCAACAAGTAATAGAAGGAAGCCTGCCTGATGCTGATTATAATGATGCTTTAAAAAAACTCAGCATGTATCTGGGACGCTGTTACAATATGCCGGTTGTCATCCTTATTGATGAATACGACACCCCGATTCATGCGGGTTATGCCAAAGGTTATTATGAAGAGATCATCAGCTTTATGCGAAATTTTCTCAGCGGGGGATTAAAAGACAATACTTACCTGTTCAAAGGTGTTTTAACCGGCATCCTTCGTGTTGCAAAGGAATCCGTGTTTTCAGGCTTAAATAATCTCGGTGTTTATACGCTTTTAGATAAAGAATTTAACACCTTTTTCGGATTTACAGAACCAGAGACAGCAAATCTGTTGAAAGATTACGATCTGTCAAACAGGTTTAATGAAGTTTCCGCTTGGTATAACGGTTATAATTTCGGGGGAAAAGTTATTTACAATCCCTGGTCAATATTGCAGTTTACCCATAGAAAGCCAAAAATACCATCTCCTTACTGGGTAAATACTGCAGATACAGGCATGATTGACCAGCTTGCAACAGAAGGAGGCAGGGAACTGAAAGAGGAAATAGGGCAGCTTCTTGACGGGAACTGCATAACAAAGCAGGTTTATGACAGTATTGTAATGAAAGATATTGAAATACGGGGCAATCTCCTGTGGAGTTTTCTGCTTTTCAGCGGCTATCTGAAAGTTGTGGGTGAAAAAGGCCAGAAAAATACATATCAGCTTGCCATACCGAACCAGGAAGTCCGGTATATTTACGAAGAAATGATTGAAAAATGGTTTGACACAAAGGTAAGATCAGCATCTCTTGAAGAAATGACAAAAGCATTGCAGAAAGGCGATATAAAGCTGTTTGAAATCATGCTCCGTAAAGTTGTAATCCAGGTTATGAGTTATCACGATTTGGCTGGGGAACCTGAAAAGGTTTATCATGCACTTGTGCTTGGAATGCTTGTTTGGATGTCCTTTGCTTATGAAATCCGGTCAAACAGGGAATCAGGATATGGCAGATATGATATTATGATGAAACCAAAGGATTTAAAAAAGCACGGCATTATCATTGAATTTAAAATGGTTGATGAGGAAAAAACCCCGGAGCAGACCCTTAAAAAAGCAATGGAACAGATTGAAAATAAAAAATACGCAGCAGAACTGGAAGCAGCAGGGGTAAAGGATATTATTAAAATTGCCGTTGCATTTAAAGGCAAAGAATTGTGGGTTGAACATAAGTAA
- a CDS encoding AAA family ATPase: protein MSTKKLPIGLSDFKKLIEEDYYYIDKTKYIKDIIESSSEILLLPRPRRFGKTLNLSMLKYFFENTGKNCKSLFKGLEIEKHEEFELHQGKYPVIFLTFKDVKHLNWEHCLSSLKYVIYDEFTKHRYLMEGDSLFPDEKIFFQKALERSLSQDECHNALKYLSKCLSRYYNMPVVILIDEYDTPIHAGYAKGYYEEIISFMRNFLSGGLKDNTYLFKGVLTGILRVAKESVFSGLNNLGVYTLLDKEFNTFFGFTESETAGVLKDYDLSNRFNEVSSWYNGYNFGGEIIYNPWSILQFTHRNPDFPAPYWVNTADTGMIDRLATGEGRELKEEIGQLLEGNTIIKPVYDSIVMKDLETGENMIWSFLLFSGYLKTVKNMDFETWELKVPNEEVRYIYRNMIRVWFDRKVRSASLEEMTKALQKGDIKLFEIMLRKVVIQVMSYHDLAGEPEKIYHALVLGMLVWMSFTYEIRSNRESGYGRYDIMMKPKDLKKHGIIIEFKMIDEEKTPEQTLKKAMDQIENKKYAAELQAAGVKDIIKIAVAFKGKELWVEHK from the coding sequence ATGTCAACAAAAAAACTCCCAATAGGATTATCAGATTTTAAAAAGCTTATTGAAGAAGATTATTATTACATTGATAAAACAAAGTATATCAAAGACATTATAGAATCCTCATCAGAAATACTTCTGCTCCCAAGACCCCGGCGCTTTGGCAAAACCTTAAACCTGAGTATGCTCAAATACTTTTTTGAAAATACAGGGAAAAACTGCAAATCATTGTTCAAAGGACTGGAAATTGAAAAACACGAGGAATTTGAATTGCACCAGGGAAAATATCCTGTAATATTCCTGACATTTAAAGATGTGAAGCATCTTAACTGGGAGCATTGTCTAAGCAGCCTTAAATACGTTATTTACGATGAATTTACAAAACACCGGTATCTAATGGAAGGAGACAGCCTTTTTCCTGATGAAAAGATATTTTTTCAAAAAGCCCTTGAACGCTCCCTGTCTCAAGATGAATGCCATAATGCCCTAAAATACCTAAGTAAATGCCTTAGCCGTTATTACAATATGCCGGTTGTCATTCTTATTGACGAATACGACACCCCGATTCATGCAGGTTACGCTAAAGGCTATTATGAAGAAATCATCAGTTTTATGAGAAACTTCCTCAGCGGGGGATTGAAGGATAATACCTATCTTTTCAAAGGAGTTTTAACCGGCATTCTCCGTGTTGCAAAGGAATCCGTGTTTTCAGGCTTGAATAATCTCGGTGTTTATACGCTTTTGGATAAAGAGTTTAACACCTTTTTCGGATTTACAGAATCAGAGACCGCAGGAGTGCTTAAAGATTACGATCTGTCAAACAGGTTTAATGAAGTTTCCTCATGGTACAACGGCTATAATTTCGGCGGGGAAATAATTTATAATCCCTGGTCAATATTGCAGTTTACACACAGAAACCCTGATTTTCCTGCTCCATACTGGGTAAATACAGCAGACACGGGCATGATTGACCGGCTTGCAACAGGGGAAGGCAGGGAATTGAAAGAGGAAATAGGGCAGCTTCTTGAAGGAAACACCATAATAAAGCCGGTTTATGACAGTATTGTAATGAAAGACCTGGAAACAGGCGAAAACATGATTTGGAGTTTCCTTCTTTTCAGCGGCTATCTGAAAACTGTAAAAAACATGGATTTTGAAACCTGGGAACTTAAAGTACCCAATGAGGAAGTGCGTTATATTTACAGGAATATGATACGGGTATGGTTTGACAGGAAGGTAAGATCAGCCTCTCTTGAAGAAATGACAAAAGCATTGCAGAAAGGCGATATAAAGCTGTTTGAAATCATGCTCCGTAAAGTCGTAATCCAGGTTATGAGCTATCACGATTTGGCCGGGGAGCCTGAAAAAATCTATCATGCCTTAGTTCTTGGAATGCTTGTCTGGATGTCCTTTACCTATGAAATCCGTTCAAACCGTGAATCTGGATACGGCAGATATGATATTATGATGAAACCAAAGGATTTAAAAAAACACGGCATTATCATTGAATTTAAAATGATAGATGAGGAAAAAACCCCGGAGCAGACCTTAAAAAAAGCAATGGATCAGATTGAAAATAAAAAATACGCAGCAGAACTTCAAGCAGCAGGGGTAAAAGACATTATTAAAATTGCCGTTGCATTTAAAGGCAAGGAATTGTGGGTTGAACATAAGTAA
- a CDS encoding SMP-30/gluconolactonase/LRE family protein produces the protein MRKLYFILFSIFFLMPVFAQGGEIYKFERMWPAVRQPWYFSFPSGISSDDNGYVYIADTWNNLIQKFTADGQFISKWGKQGNGEGEFYQPEGVAVDHDGFVYVSDTWNQRIQKFTPDGKFVSQWKGPDNNEIFMPTGIAADNIGFIYVINSDNRLIYKFTNNGQFIIKWGEKGEPLQKFSGITADSSGLIYVSDTANHRVLKYSPEGELLDQWGKKGGGDGELNLPSGIAVDEKGFVYVTDGNNDRVQKFTNQGEFIVKWGKVGTLDGEMNAPAGITLDKKGFAYVADWGNRRIQKFSINGRFIASWKSHGSEPGDLHLPQDMAVNEEYLFAADKNNHRIQKFTLSGEPVSEWGSRGNQDGQFNLPYGIAVDKDNNIYVADTLNDRIQKFDINGKFILKWGNQGTGNGEFDDPSDIDVDSMGNVYVVDWENHRIQKFDSSGKYLGQWGEYGTGDGQFYRPFGIAVDKDDNIYVTDTYYNCRIQKFNSQGKFLFSWGTCGENTEQFRGFSGIDTDDDGFVYAADSDNNRIQKFDSSGKFITSFGESGSDPGQFKFPKFVCAGTKDRIYVSDTENHRIQVLKKISGTSEISKAVIVAGGGSYPGNHLWDATRLCTGFAYRTLNYQGFTKNDIFYLTEDTELDLDNNGEPDDVDGLPGIETLKTAVTQWAEDADTLIIYLADHGGSGIFRLSSTENLKAEDLDSWLDQVQEKTSAKVIIIYDACNGASLIPALKTAPPGKDRICIVSSSEDEEAYFINQGAVSFSAFFWSHIFNGHNLLDAFDMAKISIKGISDFQNPVMETAGSIDPGTIYPGSGIGLPDQGPVMEGVFDDKTISETDTTDIYVEKVTDDDGIARVWAVIRPPAYAAETSNSPVLELPFADLLPSGKNRYECTYKGFNIPGTYNIAVYARDRKGNVSGPVSRRISVENPSIRRALIAAGGNQADPGWPIIEKNAALAYKALISQGYRDEDIYFISSAGFMPGIDGISDISNMRYAFESWADQNTEDIVIYMAGTSGEPGRFRLNALETLGAELLDTWLDNMQNRISGTVTLVLDTDYAGSFLPLLIPPVNKQRIVIAGTPADQQSLIVSEKSASFSSFFWKNILYGQNVRNAFLNAKNAMGFYPGNSQNQSPLIDDNGNGIGNERADGLLAADFTIGAGIRLSGNDPVIGSVTPDIVLNGETSASISVENVGAAGDVEKVWGIVSLPDKELSNASVLPVINFSPGENNTYKGTYDDFSLFGSYSIALYAEDTQGNTSVFRETRVYQSSGIDIYEPDDTREKSGCIVINSETPQHRNFFQTGDQDWIMFYGVSGKTYTIKAKNQGEKCSAAIELFDGSGALLDSMETPPGENALSWDKKIDQDGFYYIRVKSADDSSGQGTEYDFEIYYPTGPFMGFLKGMILDASTGQPVTMAAVSTGAGAADISRPNGRYMIIQEPGTFSLSIQAPGYEPLLISDMPVSEGGTTIQDIKPKTSAFRLNEILFCQRGLNRDKSH, from the coding sequence ATGCGAAAATTATATTTTATCTTATTCAGTATTTTTTTTCTTATGCCTGTTTTTGCACAAGGCGGGGAAATTTATAAATTTGAACGCATGTGGCCTGCTGTCCGTCAGCCCTGGTATTTTTCTTTTCCCAGTGGAATAAGCTCTGATGATAACGGATATGTTTACATTGCAGACACATGGAATAACCTGATCCAGAAATTTACTGCTGACGGTCAGTTTATATCCAAATGGGGAAAACAGGGAAATGGAGAAGGCGAATTTTACCAGCCTGAAGGCGTTGCAGTTGATCATGATGGTTTTGTATATGTAAGCGATACCTGGAATCAGAGGATACAGAAATTTACCCCTGACGGTAAATTTGTAAGTCAGTGGAAGGGGCCTGATAATAATGAAATATTTATGCCCACAGGCATTGCTGCTGACAACATAGGATTTATTTATGTAATAAACAGCGATAACAGGCTGATATACAAATTTACAAATAACGGACAGTTTATAATAAAATGGGGAGAAAAAGGAGAACCGCTGCAAAAATTTTCAGGGATAACCGCAGATAGTTCAGGATTAATTTATGTTTCAGATACGGCAAATCACCGTGTATTGAAATATTCGCCCGAAGGAGAGCTTTTAGACCAGTGGGGGAAAAAAGGCGGGGGAGACGGGGAACTAAACCTGCCGTCAGGCATTGCAGTTGATGAAAAAGGTTTTGTATATGTAACAGACGGAAACAACGACCGGGTGCAGAAATTTACAAATCAGGGAGAGTTTATTGTCAAATGGGGAAAAGTTGGGACTCTTGACGGGGAAATGAATGCACCCGCAGGTATAACGCTTGATAAAAAAGGATTTGCATATGTTGCAGACTGGGGAAACAGGAGGATTCAGAAATTCAGTATTAACGGCAGGTTCATTGCATCATGGAAAAGTCATGGAAGCGAGCCTGGAGATCTGCATCTGCCCCAGGACATGGCTGTAAATGAGGAATATCTTTTTGCTGCTGATAAAAACAACCACAGGATTCAAAAATTTACACTTTCAGGGGAACCGGTTAGTGAATGGGGAAGCAGAGGAAACCAAGACGGGCAGTTTAATCTTCCATATGGAATTGCAGTTGATAAAGACAATAATATTTATGTGGCAGACACATTAAATGACCGGATTCAGAAATTTGATATTAACGGTAAATTTATTCTCAAATGGGGAAACCAGGGAACAGGAAACGGGGAGTTTGACGATCCTTCTGATATTGATGTTGACAGTATGGGCAATGTGTATGTTGTTGACTGGGAAAACCACCGTATCCAGAAATTTGATTCATCAGGAAAATATCTGGGACAATGGGGTGAATATGGAACCGGAGACGGGCAGTTTTACAGACCCTTTGGAATTGCAGTTGATAAGGATGACAATATTTATGTTACCGACACCTATTATAATTGCAGGATACAGAAATTCAATTCCCAGGGAAAATTTCTTTTTTCATGGGGAACATGTGGTGAAAATACCGAACAATTCAGAGGTTTTTCAGGGATTGACACTGATGACGATGGCTTTGTTTATGCTGCTGATTCAGACAATAACCGGATTCAGAAATTTGACTCTTCCGGTAAATTTATAACATCTTTTGGAGAATCAGGCTCAGACCCGGGACAGTTCAAATTTCCAAAATTTGTTTGTGCGGGGACAAAAGACCGTATTTATGTTTCAGACACTGAAAACCACCGCATCCAGGTATTAAAAAAAATAAGCGGAACCAGTGAAATTTCAAAAGCAGTTATTGTTGCAGGAGGCGGCTCCTATCCTGGAAATCATTTATGGGACGCTACCAGGCTTTGCACGGGTTTTGCCTACCGAACCCTGAACTACCAGGGCTTTACAAAAAACGATATATTCTATCTTACAGAAGACACGGAGCTTGACTTAGATAATAATGGAGAGCCTGACGATGTTGACGGTCTGCCGGGAATTGAAACCCTTAAAACTGCCGTTACCCAGTGGGCAGAAGATGCAGACACCTTAATTATTTATCTTGCAGATCACGGGGGAAGCGGAATTTTCCGTCTCAGCAGCACGGAAAATTTAAAAGCCGAAGATTTGGATTCATGGCTGGATCAGGTTCAGGAAAAAACATCAGCAAAGGTAATTATTATCTATGATGCCTGCAATGGAGCAAGTCTTATTCCTGCTTTAAAGACTGCACCCCCGGGAAAAGATCGTATCTGCATTGTCTCGTCTTCAGAAGACGAGGAAGCCTATTTTATCAACCAGGGGGCGGTATCTTTTTCTGCTTTTTTCTGGAGCCATATTTTTAACGGGCATAATCTTCTTGATGCCTTTGATATGGCGAAAATATCCATAAAAGGAATTAGTGATTTTCAAAATCCTGTCATGGAAACAGCAGGAAGCATTGATCCTGGAACAATTTATCCAGGCAGCGGAATAGGACTTCCTGACCAGGGGCCGGTTATGGAAGGCGTGTTTGATGATAAAACCATAAGTGAAACAGATACCACGGATATTTATGTTGAAAAAGTAACAGACGATGACGGCATTGCAAGGGTATGGGCAGTAATCCGTCCCCCTGCTTATGCTGCTGAAACATCAAATTCCCCTGTATTGGAACTGCCTTTCGCAGATTTACTGCCGTCAGGAAAAAACCGTTATGAATGCACATATAAAGGCTTTAATATTCCAGGAACATATAATATTGCTGTTTATGCCCGGGACAGGAAAGGAAATGTATCAGGCCCCGTATCAAGGAGGATATCAGTTGAAAATCCAAGTATTCGCAGGGCATTGATTGCAGCAGGCGGGAATCAGGCGGATCCTGGATGGCCGATAATTGAAAAAAACGCTGCCCTGGCTTATAAAGCCCTTATTTCCCAGGGTTATCGTGATGAAGACATTTATTTCATAAGTTCAGCAGGCTTTATGCCTGGAATTGACGGTATTTCCGACATAAGCAATATGCGCTATGCTTTTGAAAGCTGGGCAGATCAAAATACAGAAGATATTGTTATATATATGGCTGGAACCAGCGGCGAACCAGGCAGGTTCCGTTTAAATGCTTTGGAAACCCTTGGGGCGGAACTTTTGGATACCTGGCTTGACAATATGCAGAACCGCATTTCAGGGACTGTAACCCTGGTGCTTGATACAGATTATGCAGGCAGTTTTTTACCCCTGCTTATCCCCCCTGTAAACAAACAGCGCATTGTAATTGCAGGAACTCCCGCAGATCAGCAGTCCCTGATTGTTTCAGAAAAAAGCGCTTCCTTTTCCTCATTTTTCTGGAAAAACATATTATACGGGCAAAATGTCAGAAACGCGTTTTTAAATGCAAAAAATGCAATGGGTTTTTATCCTGGAAATTCACAAAACCAGTCCCCGCTGATAGACGACAATGGAAACGGAATCGGCAATGAACGGGCTGACGGACTGCTTGCAGCAGATTTTACAATTGGAGCCGGTATCCGCTTATCAGGAAATGACCCGGTTATCGGTTCTGTTACGCCTGATATTGTTTTAAACGGTGAAACCTCAGCCTCAATAAGCGTGGAAAATGTCGGTGCTGCCGGTGATGTGGAAAAGGTCTGGGGCATAGTCAGTTTACCGGACAAAGAACTTTCAAATGCTTCAGTTCTGCCTGTAATTAATTTTTCACCAGGAGAAAATAATACCTATAAAGGCACATATGATGATTTTTCCTTATTCGGCTCATATTCCATTGCTTTATATGCGGAGGATACACAAGGCAATACCTCGGTTTTCCGGGAAACAAGGGTTTATCAGTCGTCAGGCATAGATATTTATGAACCGGATGATACAAGAGAAAAATCCGGCTGTATTGTGATAAACAGTGAAACTCCCCAGCACCGCAATTTTTTCCAGACCGGGGACCAGGACTGGATAATGTTTTACGGGGTTTCAGGAAAAACATATACAATAAAAGCCAAAAACCAGGGAGAAAAATGCAGTGCAGCCATTGAACTTTTTGACGGCAGCGGGGCGCTTTTGGATTCTATGGAAACACCTCCAGGGGAAAATGCTCTCTCATGGGACAAAAAAATTGACCAGGATGGATTTTATTACATCAGGGTAAAATCTGCTGATGATTCATCAGGACAGGGAACTGAATATGATTTTGAAATCTATTATCCCACAGGCCCTTTTATGGGATTTCTTAAAGGCATGATACTTGACGCTTCCACGGGACAGCCCGTTACAATGGCGGCAGTCAGCACCGGGGCAGGCGCTGCGGACATAAGCCGGCCTAATGGAAGATATATGATAATCCAGGAGCCTGGAACATTCAGCCTGTCCATTCAAGCACCAGGATATGAGCCTTTATTAATTTCTGACATGCCAGTCAGCGAAGGAGGAACTACTATACAGGATATTAAACCCAAAACAAGCGCGTTTAGATTGAATGAGATTTTATTTTGTCAGCGCGGTTTAAATCGAGATAAATCGCATTAA
- a CDS encoding IS1380 family transposase — MNKKTKKKLNKRKKKIEKRIERKNWDDQSSPMFAGSNIHYDIDGRNNGIACGGIGVIQMLAQKIGLTKEIDENLHILKRHLPYHDSDHILNIAYNILAGGTTLEDIDLQRNDDAFLNAIGAEIIPDPTTAGDFLRRFEKEDIIKLMDIKNKIRQRIWEQQSQNFKKEAVINVDGTICKTTGECKEGMDISYNGQWGYHPLVVSLANTREPLYIINRSGNVASHDDSAQWIDKALELVSGTFDKIYLRGDTDFSLTQNFDKWDKSCTFVFGIDAMPNLVKIAKNDIDHWELLEKEEKYEVKTKPRKRPKNVKQDVVKKRNFKKVITESEHVGEFSYQPVKCDKAYRIVVLKKQLKVVKGTKHLSDDIRYFFYIGNDWKKVPEQILKFYRKRADHENDIEQLKNGVKALHSPSNTFFANWAYMVIAALAWDLKSWYGLMQPYRPVGVQIIRMEFKRFVNTFINIPCIIIKTGRKICYNIIGYNTRLKLLLNFACKLRKFSFP; from the coding sequence GTGAATAAAAAAACAAAGAAAAAACTCAACAAGCGCAAGAAGAAAATTGAAAAAAGAATTGAGAGAAAGAACTGGGACGACCAATCTTCTCCCATGTTCGCAGGGTCTAATATACACTACGATATTGACGGGCGTAACAATGGTATTGCCTGTGGAGGTATCGGGGTTATCCAGATGCTTGCTCAAAAAATTGGATTGACGAAAGAGATTGATGAAAATCTCCATATTCTCAAACGTCATCTGCCCTACCATGATTCAGATCATATCCTTAATATTGCATACAACATACTTGCGGGAGGTACAACCCTTGAGGATATTGACCTGCAAAGAAATGACGATGCCTTTCTCAATGCAATAGGAGCAGAGATTATTCCCGACCCCACAACTGCCGGTGATTTTCTCAGGCGTTTTGAAAAAGAAGATATTATTAAGTTGATGGATATAAAAAATAAAATTCGTCAAAGAATCTGGGAGCAGCAGTCCCAAAATTTTAAAAAGGAAGCTGTTATTAATGTTGACGGGACAATATGCAAAACAACCGGTGAGTGTAAGGAAGGTATGGATATTTCCTACAACGGACAGTGGGGATACCATCCTCTTGTCGTATCATTGGCCAATACCAGGGAACCCCTTTATATTATTAATCGTTCAGGTAATGTCGCTTCTCATGATGATTCTGCACAATGGATTGATAAAGCTCTGGAACTTGTTTCAGGCACTTTTGATAAAATTTATCTTCGCGGAGATACGGATTTTAGCCTGACACAAAATTTTGATAAATGGGACAAAAGCTGTACATTTGTCTTTGGTATAGATGCTATGCCAAATCTGGTCAAAATTGCAAAAAATGATATAGACCACTGGGAATTGCTTGAAAAGGAAGAAAAATATGAAGTAAAAACAAAACCTCGCAAGCGTCCGAAAAATGTAAAGCAGGATGTTGTCAAGAAAAGAAATTTTAAAAAAGTCATAACTGAATCAGAACATGTTGGTGAATTTTCTTATCAACCTGTAAAGTGCGATAAGGCATATCGAATAGTTGTTTTAAAAAAGCAGTTAAAGGTAGTCAAAGGGACAAAGCATCTTAGCGATGATATCCGTTATTTTTTCTATATCGGAAATGATTGGAAAAAGGTGCCCGAACAAATTCTTAAATTTTATCGAAAACGAGCCGATCATGAAAATGATATAGAGCAATTGAAAAACGGTGTTAAAGCTCTTCATTCACCTTCAAACACATTTTTTGCCAATTGGGCGTATATGGTAATTGCTGCATTGGCATGGGACTTGAAATCCTGGTATGGATTGATGCAGCCTTACCGTCCGGTCGGTGTTCAAATTATACGCATGGAATTCAAACGTTTTGTTAATACCTTTATCAATATCCCATGTATTATAATAAAAACAGGCCGAAAGATTTGCTACAATATAATAGGCTATAACACACGCTTAAAACTACTGCTTAATTTTGCTTGCAAGCTGAGAAAATTCAGCTTTCCATAA
- a CDS encoding fibronectin type III domain-containing protein → MCPSDPEKMEPGICGCGVPDTDRDGDNLPDCKDACPDDPGKTEQGVCGCGVSEIDTDKDGMPDCKDQCPGDPAKTEPGVCGCGVSDKDENLDGIPDCEDQCPDDPDKMSPGICGCGVPDADKDKDGILDCKDECPDDPNKSQPGACGCGTPDTDKDGDGILDCKDECPDDPNKSQPEVCGCGIADTDSDQDGIPDCNDMKTIESPVLIFPENNQTDTDLTPILKTNPFSSTDPLDFHVKTQWQISMNPDFSSPVMDLTHTQYLTSLKVPALVLKADTEYFLRVRFFSGADEISIWSDTYSFTTSSSIINSREPDLLSDLDKDGMLDNEQPDIKSLETKEGSSKIGVKWQENISDMEELQSMSTYQISGSDRPVYYMPYGLAGFRLKIDKPGSTVNVIIYFSKSLPENAGWEQYDSIRGWQDYMENVKISSSRSFAELEFTDGGYGDADGTENSVIVHVSGPSNLSLDQRDFPTELPGGDPGGIGCFINMLKQ, encoded by the coding sequence ATGTGCCCTTCTGACCCTGAAAAAATGGAACCGGGGATCTGCGGCTGCGGGGTTCCTGATACAGACAGGGACGGGGACAATCTGCCGGATTGCAAAGACGCCTGCCCGGATGATCCTGGCAAAACTGAGCAGGGAGTCTGCGGCTGCGGGGTTTCTGAAATAGACACAGACAAAGACGGTATGCCTGACTGCAAGGATCAATGCCCTGGCGATCCTGCTAAAACCGAGCCTGGAGTCTGCGGCTGCGGGGTTTCAGACAAAGATGAAAATCTTGACGGAATCCCGGATTGTGAAGATCAATGCCCTGATGATCCTGATAAAATGAGTCCTGGAATCTGCGGCTGCGGGGTTCCTGATGCAGACAAAGACAAGGACGGAATACTGGACTGCAAAGATGAATGCCCGGATGATCCAAATAAAAGCCAGCCTGGAGCCTGCGGCTGCGGTACTCCTGATACGGACAAAGACGGGGACGGAATACTGGACTGCAAAGATGAATGCCCGGATGATCCAAATAAAAGCCAGCCTGAAGTCTGCGGCTGCGGTATTGCTGATACGGACAGTGACCAAGACGGAATCCCTGACTGTAATGATATGAAAACCATAGAAAGCCCTGTTCTTATTTTTCCTGAAAATAATCAAACTGATACAGATTTAACTCCAATTCTAAAAACAAACCCTTTTTCCAGTACAGACCCCCTTGATTTTCACGTAAAAACCCAATGGCAGATCAGCATGAATCCAGATTTTTCAAGCCCGGTTATGGATCTAACTCATACTCAATATCTTACATCTTTGAAAGTGCCTGCCCTTGTTCTTAAAGCAGATACTGAATACTTCTTGAGGGTTAGATTTTTCAGTGGGGCCGATGAAATATCCATATGGTCAGATACTTATTCCTTTACAACAAGCAGCAGCATTATAAACAGCCGGGAACCTGACCTTTTGTCTGACCTGGATAAAGACGGGATGCTGGACAATGAACAGCCTGATATAAAAAGCCTGGAAACAAAGGAAGGCAGTTCTAAAATAGGCGTAAAATGGCAGGAAAACATATCTGATATGGAAGAACTTCAAAGCATGAGTACATACCAAATCTCAGGCTCAGACCGGCCGGTATATTATATGCCTTACGGGCTGGCTGGTTTTAGATTAAAAATAGATAAGCCTGGAAGTACTGTAAATGTAATTATCTACTTTTCCAAAAGCCTGCCGGAAAATGCCGGATGGGAACAATATGACTCTATAAGGGGATGGCAGGATTATATGGAAAATGTGAAAATAAGCAGCAGCAGGAGCTTTGCAGAACTTGAATTCACAGACGGCGGATACGGCGATGCTGACGGTACGGAAAACAGCGTTATAGTTCATGTTTCAGGACCGTCAAACCTTTCCCTGGATCAAAGGGATTTTCCCACAGAGCTTCCAGGAGGGGATCCAGGCGGAATAGGCTGTTTTATCAATATGCTGAAACAATAA